A DNA window from Corvus cornix cornix isolate S_Up_H32 chromosome 13, ASM73873v5, whole genome shotgun sequence contains the following coding sequences:
- the TLX3 gene encoding T-cell leukemia homeobox protein 3 produces MDPPRMDPPGPAQGQHQHEPISFGIDQILNSPEQDSAPPPPPRGPDGATFLGGPGGRGGAPYPALPAPFPAIAAPFEDSGSYSVNLSLAPAGVIRVPAHRPIPGAVPPPISSAIPAMPAVPSLGSLNFPWMESSRRFVKDRFTAAAALTPFTVTRRIGHPYQNRTPPKRKKPRTSFSRVQICELEKRFHRQKYLASAERAALAKSLKMTDAQVKTWFQNRRTKWRRQTAEEREAERQQASRLMLQLQHDAFQKSLNESIQPDPLCLHNSSLFALQNLQPWEEESAKIPPVTSLV; encoded by the exons ATGGACCCGCCGAGGATGGACCCGCCAGGGCCGGCGCAGGGCCAGCACCAGCACGAGCCCATCAGCTTCGGCATCGACCAGATCCTCAACAGCCCCGAGCAGGACAGCgctcccccgccgcccccccgggGCCCCGACGGCGCGACCTTCCtgggcggccccggcggccgcggcggcgcGCCCTACCCGGCCCTGCCGGCCCCCTTCCCGGCCATCGCCGCGCCCTTCGAGGACTCGGGATCGTACAGTGTGAACCTCAGCCTGGCCCCGGCCGGCGTGATCCGGGTGCCGGCGCACAGGCCCATCCCCGGGGCCGTGCCGCCGCCCATCTCCAGCGCCATCCCGGCCATGCCCGCCGTGCCCAGTCTGGGCAGCCTCAACTTCCCCTGGATGGAGAGCAGCCGGCGCTTCGTCAAGGACAGGTTCACAG cggcggcggcgctgaCGCCCTTCACGGTGACACGGCGCATCGGGCATCCCTACCAGAACCGGACTCCGCCGAAGCGCAAGAAACCGCGGACATCCTTCTCCCGGGTGCAGATCTGCGAGCTGGAGAAGCGCTTCCATCGGCAGAAGTACCTGGCCTCGGCCGAGCGCGCTGCCCTCGCCAAGTCCCTCAAGATGACGGACGCCCAGGTGAAGACCTGGTTCCAGAATCGGCGCACCAAGTGGCG GCGGCAGACGGCGGAGGAGCGGGAGGCCGAGCGGCAGCAGGCGAGCCGgctgatgctgcagctgcagcacgACGCCTTCCAGAAGTCGCTGAACGAGTCGATCCAGCCCGACCCGCTGTGCCTGCACAACTCGTCGCTGTTCGCGCTGCAGaacctgcagccctgggaggaggagagcgCCAAGATCCCCCCGGTCACCTCCCTCGTCTGA